A genomic segment from uncultured Methanobrevibacter sp. encodes:
- a CDS encoding SDR family NAD(P)-dependent oxidoreductase: MGKLDGKVAIVTGSTSGMGRSTAKLYAAEGAKVVVTGRNEERAQAVVDDIVAAGGEAFAVIADMANVDDIKKIFDETMEKYGTVDILFNNAGLLSVTPLLDITKEEWDKVFAVDVYAPLYLTQLVAPVMKEKGKGVVINTCSVASYAAHFGFVGYISSKHAIAGLTKSMAFELGPEIRCNGIAPGAIHTAMVDSIGGVEALQMMVDGAPMKRVGQGEDIAALALFLASDESEFVDGQIIRCDGGFEC, translated from the coding sequence ATGGGTAAACTAGACGGAAAAGTAGCAATCGTTACTGGTTCAACTTCAGGTATGGGCCGTTCTACAGCTAAATTATATGCTGCAGAAGGCGCTAAAGTTGTTGTAACTGGAAGAAATGAAGAAAGAGCACAAGCTGTAGTGGATGACATTGTAGCAGCTGGTGGAGAAGCATTTGCAGTTATTGCAGATATGGCTAACGTTGACGACATTAAAAAAATCTTTGACGAAACCATGGAAAAATATGGTACTGTCGACATTTTATTCAACAATGCAGGACTTTTAAGTGTAACCCCTCTCTTAGACATTACCAAAGAAGAATGGGACAAAGTATTTGCTGTTGACGTATACGCTCCATTATACTTAACCCAATTAGTAGCTCCTGTAATGAAAGAAAAAGGAAAAGGTGTTGTAATCAACACTTGTTCAGTAGCATCCTACGCTGCACACTTCGGATTTGTAGGTTACATCTCATCCAAACACGCTATTGCAGGTCTTACCAAATCCATGGCATTCGAACTTGGTCCTGAAATAAGATGTAATGGTATTGCTCCTGGTGCTATCCACACCGCTATGGTAGATAGTATCGGTGGAGTAGAAGCATTGCAAATGATGGTTGACGGAGCACCTATGAAAAGAGTAGGTCAAGGAGAAGACATTGCTGCATTAGCATTATTCCTTGCTTCTGACGAATCTGAATTCGTAGACGGTCAAATCATCAGATGTGACGGCGGATTTGAGTGTTAA
- a CDS encoding cysteine peptidase family C39 domain-containing protein, whose amino-acid sequence MLKINKSILIICLVSLFLIIGQISASDTDLMETSDTGMNDLRINQNTNEISDDSNMNHPESNTVEKIDDEIVNENVDEIIEEEEKDTNGVVMANDNYSCGPASLATVLNKNGLNLSLNEVSKQTNTSLNGTTMQSLIDAAKYYGFSAYGVEIDTKSLKENHIIHLNINGCEHWTVINKLTDTHVFLADSTEGNMNFTIDEFNSYFSKKAIVLSRNDSIDLKEELIARQINILSNDQCMKVSGKGLKKKIVGYRIVWKYGLIQKYGWVLRPKVVGGHVSFSQWVYVKGNRAVWGKYKVKQPIYKYYYVSDDALTSAKIRR is encoded by the coding sequence ATGTTGAAAATAAATAAAAGCATTTTGATAATATGTCTTGTATCATTATTTTTAATAATCGGGCAAATATCTGCAAGCGATACCGATTTAATGGAAACAAGTGATACAGGCATGAATGATTTGAGGATAAATCAGAATACAAATGAAATATCCGATGATTCAAATATGAATCATCCCGAATCTAATACTGTAGAGAAAATAGATGATGAGATAGTTAATGAAAACGTTGATGAAATAATTGAAGAAGAGGAAAAGGACACAAACGGCGTTGTTATGGCAAATGACAATTACAGCTGTGGACCTGCATCTCTTGCCACTGTTTTAAATAAAAATGGACTTAATCTAAGCTTAAATGAAGTATCCAAGCAAACAAACACAAGCTTGAATGGAACAACTATGCAATCCTTAATCGATGCTGCAAAATACTATGGCTTCAGTGCATATGGAGTTGAAATTGATACTAAAAGTCTTAAGGAAAACCATATAATCCACCTAAACATCAATGGATGTGAGCATTGGACTGTCATAAATAAGTTAACAGACACACATGTCTTTTTAGCGGATTCTACCGAAGGAAACATGAATTTCACAATCGATGAGTTCAATTCATATTTTAGCAAAAAGGCAATTGTATTATCCAGGAATGACTCAATTGACCTAAAGGAAGAATTGATAGCAAGACAAATCAATATTCTAAGCAATGACCAATGCATGAAGGTTTCAGGCAAAGGATTGAAAAAGAAGATTGTTGGTTATAGGATAGTGTGGAAATACGGATTGATCCAAAAGTACGGTTGGGTTCTAAGGCCTAAGGTCGTTGGAGGCCATGTATCCTTTAGCCAATGGGTATATGTTAAAGGAAA
- the argB gene encoding acetylglutamate kinase, with product MERVNILVEALPYIKQFYNKKVMIKYGGHAMVDDEAMASTARDTVLLKYVGMQPIVVHGGGPEITRSMKKLGKEPKFIKGLRVTDEETMSIVKMVLVGNINTDIVSQICLHDGKGAGLSGKDNKLIEACKKIHKIKDEETGEIEEIDLGLVGEIKRINPEILEMYTENDFIPVVSPIGIAQDGTTLNLNADTVAGAIAGEMDAEKLIILTDVPGVLRDPEDPSTLIQRIHVDEIPALIEEGIISGGMIPKIETCVDALNNGVKSAHILDGRIKHTLLLEIFTKEGIGTMIYK from the coding sequence ATGGAAAGGGTAAATATTTTGGTAGAGGCTCTACCTTACATTAAACAGTTTTACAATAAAAAGGTCATGATTAAATACGGAGGCCATGCTATGGTGGATGATGAGGCAATGGCTTCCACAGCAAGAGATACTGTCTTATTGAAATATGTTGGTATGCAACCTATAGTTGTTCATGGAGGAGGCCCTGAAATTACCAGATCCATGAAGAAGTTAGGTAAGGAACCTAAATTCATCAAGGGATTAAGGGTAACTGATGAGGAAACTATGAGCATTGTTAAAATGGTTCTTGTAGGTAACATCAACACAGATATCGTATCTCAAATCTGCTTGCATGACGGTAAAGGCGCTGGATTGTCTGGTAAGGACAATAAGCTTATTGAAGCATGCAAAAAGATCCATAAGATAAAGGATGAGGAAACCGGTGAAATTGAAGAGATTGATTTAGGTTTAGTTGGTGAAATCAAAAGAATCAATCCTGAAATACTTGAAATGTATACTGAAAATGATTTCATTCCAGTTGTTTCCCCTATTGGAATCGCTCAAGACGGTACTACCTTGAACCTTAATGCAGACACTGTAGCTGGTGCAATAGCTGGTGAAATGGATGCAGAAAAGTTAATAATTTTAACTGATGTTCCTGGTGTATTAAGAGACCCAGAAGATCCTTCAACATTGATTCAAAGAATCCATGTGGATGAAATTCCTGCTCTTATTGAAGAGGGAATCATCTCCGGAGGTATGATTCCTAAGATTGAAACCTGTGTTGATGCATTGAACAATGGAGTCAAGTCTGCACACATCTTGGATGGTAGAATCAAGCACACATTGCTTCTTGAGATCTTTACCAAAGAGGGTATTGGAACTATGATTTACAAGTAA
- a CDS encoding C1 family peptidase has protein sequence MHKTHYKLLVCLMVFLCLIIIPTSFAADADSLDENIISDNSLDLVESVDYDDSLESLNIEEEILDGGESNDGLLEAHYYFNSSAENDGIGTMGNPYKYFNKTIKDNSVIHLANGVYELGSSYYNTNITIIGQDASQTILKGRLFEIKENFILQNITLDNVKINNRGKLNATNVIFCNGYRYDYYGGAIYTPISNGSVYLRNCSFYNNSATKSGGAIYSESDIEVIDCVFINNSADVGGAIYSKGANVKITDSKVIDNSANSFGGVFTFLKSDVKVVNLYGFNNTAKYDGGLIYQIYGNLTVSNSNFISNNAKNGAGIFVASTKRLTISNDNFTNNSANASAGAIYSILNNNTDMRNIIYENNTASDPIFNDLYNFSSIDLIISDNDYAMYIYNKTDKPLPSSYSSVTEGYVTPVVNQGSGGNCWAFATIATLESCILKASGDSLDFSEENMKNIAALYSIYGWNLETNGGGYDDVGLGYLLSWLGPVNDSDDKYDPKSLLSPVLSSIMHVQNVLYLKRDSYTDNDMIKRAIMDYGAVFSPVLMEYKNESHIGYYVYNNGTERPNHAVTLVGWNDTIQIPGAPGKGAWIVKNSWGKSSGNNGYFYLSYYDTSSIELGKWGDAFTFILNDTIKFDKNYQYDIAKTDFLFNTTKTAWYKNIFTATDNEYLTAVSTYFEKETTYKLFINVNNVSILNQSGFARPGYWTINLNEPIALNLGDIFEIAFKINVTGDVGVPISEAVSLNNVFYKENISFISYDGKTWSDLYDFVWNDYPSHSYKSQVACIKAFTVLDKIDVLLNISLSCMNVSENYFNPVNITVNVLNEYRFAVNCGQVRFNLSGEIAYAKVSNGVAKISHIFKKGFNNISAEFVSCAYNSPIVNSSVDITKYDLSMDANFSYYLNTAFVNVSLSEPINETIFFLFGYKNFTVKTVDGKASVNLTDLNGGFNNLRVVLYPALYDCNELEYNFTVTVYDTKIIVKDFSTVYGNSYKYKIKLIDENGNSLSGKKLQYSLNGVNYSGTTDKNGEITLSNLKASTYKLIVNFKGEKIYTESSNSSLITVKTTAVLPKYNNFTYGSKYSVKFLDKNLNPLKNANVTIVFAGKTYNLKTDSSGIVKIDNYLKPGSYIVKVKNPKTSEEKTHKIKVVARIDQNKNLAMYYGAGTYYKVRVLDNYGNIAKNVSVKFTLNGKTYYRTTNSQGIAGLKISLKPSSYTVSASYKGFTVKNKITVKSTIITKNLSKKKAKTIKFTAKLVNSKGSILKYKYITFKYKGKKYLRKTNKYGIATIGLKNLRRVKYTIYSSYGKLTVKNTIKVY, from the coding sequence ATGCATAAGACTCATTATAAACTTCTTGTTTGCTTGATGGTTTTCCTTTGCCTAATCATCATTCCAACATCATTTGCAGCAGATGCTGATTCATTGGATGAGAACATCATCTCTGACAATTCATTGGATCTTGTGGAATCTGTTGATTATGATGATTCATTGGAGTCTCTCAATATTGAAGAAGAGATCTTGGATGGTGGTGAATCAAATGATGGTCTTCTTGAGGCACATTATTATTTTAACAGTTCGGCCGAGAATGATGGCATTGGAACTATGGGAAATCCGTATAAGTATTTTAACAAAACAATAAAGGACAATTCAGTTATTCATTTGGCAAATGGGGTTTATGAATTGGGTTCATCTTATTACAATACGAATATCACAATAATCGGTCAGGATGCCTCACAGACAATTCTTAAAGGTAGATTGTTTGAGATAAAAGAAAATTTTATTCTTCAGAACATCACATTGGACAATGTTAAGATTAATAATAGGGGTAAATTGAATGCTACAAATGTAATTTTCTGCAATGGATATAGATATGACTATTATGGGGGAGCCATTTACACTCCAATCTCAAATGGTTCAGTTTATTTAAGAAATTGCAGTTTCTACAACAATTCCGCGACCAAGTCTGGTGGGGCCATCTATTCTGAAAGCGATATAGAAGTCATTGATTGTGTATTCATCAATAACTCTGCAGATGTCGGTGGAGCCATCTATTCGAAAGGCGCCAATGTAAAGATTACAGATTCCAAAGTAATCGATAACTCTGCAAACAGCTTCGGAGGAGTCTTCACATTTTTAAAATCTGATGTCAAAGTGGTTAATTTATATGGGTTCAATAATACTGCAAAATATGATGGCGGGCTTATCTATCAAATCTACGGTAATCTGACCGTTTCCAATTCCAATTTCATATCAAACAATGCAAAGAATGGAGCAGGTATTTTTGTAGCCAGCACCAAACGCCTTACCATAAGCAATGATAATTTTACAAATAATTCCGCAAATGCATCTGCTGGAGCAATATATTCAATTTTAAACAACAATACTGATATGAGGAATATCATCTATGAGAACAATACTGCATCAGACCCTATTTTCAATGATTTGTATAATTTTTCAAGTATTGATTTAATTATTTCTGACAATGATTATGCAATGTACATTTACAATAAAACGGATAAACCACTTCCAAGCAGTTACAGTTCAGTGACTGAAGGTTATGTGACTCCTGTAGTGAATCAGGGAAGCGGAGGCAATTGTTGGGCCTTCGCCACAATTGCAACTTTGGAATCATGCATTCTAAAGGCCTCCGGAGATAGCCTTGATTTCTCTGAAGAGAATATGAAAAACATTGCTGCCCTTTATTCCATTTACGGCTGGAACCTGGAAACCAATGGTGGAGGATATGATGATGTCGGTTTAGGATATCTTTTAAGCTGGTTAGGACCAGTCAATGATTCTGATGATAAATATGATCCCAAAAGTCTTTTATCTCCTGTTTTATCCAGCATCATGCATGTCCAGAATGTATTGTATCTGAAAAGGGACAGCTATACTGACAATGATATGATCAAAAGGGCTATAATGGATTATGGAGCTGTTTTCTCCCCAGTTTTGATGGAATATAAAAATGAGAGTCATATTGGATATTATGTTTATAATAATGGTACGGAAAGGCCTAATCATGCAGTAACTTTAGTCGGATGGAATGATACCATACAAATCCCTGGCGCTCCTGGAAAAGGTGCTTGGATCGTTAAGAACAGTTGGGGAAAAAGCAGCGGCAACAATGGATATTTCTACCTTTCCTATTATGACACTTCCTCTATTGAATTGGGAAAATGGGGAGATGCGTTCACTTTCATATTAAATGACACTATCAAGTTTGATAAGAACTACCAATATGACATTGCCAAAACAGATTTCCTTTTCAATACAACTAAAACTGCATGGTATAAGAATATCTTCACTGCAACTGACAATGAGTATCTAACTGCAGTTTCCACATATTTCGAAAAGGAAACAACTTATAAGTTGTTCATTAACGTAAACAATGTCTCAATATTGAATCAATCCGGCTTTGCACGTCCTGGCTATTGGACAATCAATTTAAATGAACCTATTGCACTCAATCTTGGCGATATATTTGAGATTGCATTTAAGATAAACGTTACAGGAGATGTTGGAGTTCCTATTTCAGAGGCAGTAAGCCTAAACAATGTATTTTATAAGGAAAACATTTCCTTCATCAGCTATGATGGCAAGACATGGTCTGATCTATACGATTTCGTATGGAATGACTATCCTAGCCATAGCTACAAGTCACAGGTGGCTTGCATAAAGGCATTCACAGTATTGGATAAGATTGATGTCCTTCTGAATATAAGTTTAAGTTGCATGAATGTCAGTGAAAACTATTTCAATCCTGTAAACATTACTGTAAATGTTTTAAATGAATATAGATTTGCTGTCAATTGCGGTCAAGTCAGATTTAATCTGTCTGGTGAAATAGCATATGCAAAGGTCTCCAATGGTGTGGCAAAGATTAGCCACATCTTTAAAAAAGGATTTAATAATATATCTGCCGAATTTGTCTCTTGCGCGTACAATTCCCCAATAGTCAATTCAAGTGTGGACATTACAAAATATGATCTCTCTATGGATGCGAACTTTAGCTATTACTTGAATACTGCATTTGTAAATGTGAGCCTATCAGAACCGATAAACGAAACAATCTTCTTCTTATTTGGATATAAGAACTTTACAGTCAAAACTGTAGATGGAAAGGCTTCAGTCAATTTGACAGACTTGAATGGCGGATTCAATAATCTGAGAGTTGTTCTTTATCCTGCACTTTATGACTGCAATGAATTGGAGTATAACTTTACCGTAACTGTATATGATACAAAAATAATTGTAAAAGATTTTTCAACCGTCTATGGCAACAGCTACAAGTATAAGATTAAGCTTATCGATGAAAACGGAAACTCCCTTTCAGGTAAAAAACTGCAATACAGTTTAAATGGTGTGAATTACAGTGGCACAACTGATAAGAACGGTGAAATAACATTAAGCAACTTAAAGGCGAGCACATATAAGCTGATTGTGAACTTTAAGGGAGAGAAAATCTATACTGAATCATCAAATTCCTCTCTAATCACAGTTAAGACAACTGCAGTGCTTCCGAAATACAATAATTTCACTTATGGATCAAAATATAGTGTAAAGTTCTTGGATAAGAATCTTAATCCTTTAAAGAATGCCAATGTGACAATAGTTTTCGCTGGGAAAACCTACAATCTAAAGACTGACAGCAGTGGAATAGTTAAGATTGACAATTATCTTAAGCCAGGAAGCTATATCGTAAAGGTCAAAAATCCAAAGACCTCAGAAGAGAAGACCCATAAGATTAAGGTAGTGGCTAGAATCGATCAAAACAAGAATCTGGCTATGTATTATGGTGCAGGCACATACTATAAGGTTAGGGTATTGGACAATTATGGAAACATTGCCAAAAATGTCTCTGTGAAATTTACTCTAAACGGCAAAACATATTATAGAACCACTAATAGCCAAGGAATTGCTGGCCTTAAAATCAGCTTAAAACCTAGTTCATATACTGTTTCAGCAAGCTATAAAGGATTTACTGTAAAAAATAAGATAACAGTCAAATCAACTATAATTACTAAAAATCTTTCCAAAAAGAAAGCCAAAACAATTAAATTTACTGCCAAATTGGTCAATTCCAAAGGAAGCATCTTGAAATACAAATACATTACCTTTAAGTATAAAGGTAAAAAATATCTAAGAAAGACTAATAAATATGGAATAGCCACTATTGGCCTTAAAAATTTAAGACGTGTCAAATATACTATTTATTCTAGTTATGGAAAATTAACTGTTAAAAATACTATTAAAGTCTATTAA